Proteins encoded within one genomic window of Spirulina major PCC 6313:
- a CDS encoding pseudouridine synthase yields MSERVQKILARQGNVSRRQAEDLIRAGRVCLNGQVVELGQKADPDCDRLTLDGQVITTASAPRPIYLLLNKPRGVVSTCLDPQGRQTVIDCVTPPGKTRPRIYPVGRLDADSTGAILLTNDGDLTLKLTHPRYHLPKTYHVWVKGQPSANSLHQWRTGVMLNHRKTQPAQVTVLDVTPQKTRLCIILHEGRNRQIRRVAEQLGYPVLALHRVAIGTLKLNTPQTKLLSPGQYRTVSSAEIMQHLLPSSSSSSFNLPITTAENSVC; encoded by the coding sequence ATGTCCGAACGAGTCCAGAAAATCTTGGCCCGACAGGGGAATGTTTCGCGGCGGCAGGCGGAAGACCTAATCCGTGCCGGGCGAGTGTGCCTCAACGGTCAGGTTGTGGAACTCGGCCAAAAAGCTGATCCGGATTGCGATCGCCTTACCCTTGACGGTCAAGTCATCACAACGGCATCTGCCCCCAGGCCCATCTACCTGTTACTCAATAAACCCCGTGGTGTCGTCTCCACCTGTCTTGATCCCCAAGGGCGACAAACGGTCATTGATTGTGTCACTCCTCCAGGGAAAACCCGCCCTCGTATTTATCCCGTCGGTCGTCTTGACGCAGACTCAACAGGTGCTATCCTACTAACGAATGATGGTGATTTGACCCTCAAACTCACCCATCCTCGCTATCATCTGCCCAAGACCTACCATGTTTGGGTCAAGGGTCAACCGAGTGCGAACAGTCTGCACCAGTGGCGCACAGGAGTCATGCTTAACCATCGCAAAACTCAGCCCGCTCAAGTGACTGTTCTCGACGTTACCCCCCAGAAAACGCGGCTCTGTATCATCTTGCACGAGGGTCGTAATCGCCAAATTCGCCGGGTTGCAGAACAATTGGGATACCCTGTTCTCGCCCTCCACCGGGTTGCGATCGGGACGCTCAAACTCAACACCCCCCAGACCAAGCTTCTCTCACCGGGTCAGTATCGCACGGTCAGTTCCGCTGAGATTATGCAGCACTTGTTACCCAGTTCCTCGTCTTCTTCCTTCAACTTGCCGATCACTACTGCGGAGAATTCTGTATGCTAA
- a CDS encoding helix-turn-helix domain-containing protein, which translates to MLTPNNRLTSDQGEKLRELGLYLHEVRGQRSLSLDALSTKTRIPTRLLEAIETANSDALPEPIYIRALIQRVGDALQVNGAELAAAFPVETTLQSIKPTWKPVSSSQLRPFHMYMVYIIVLIGAVSGLSLLIRPPAANVAQDAEPPTETTANDTSPTQPVADVQDTAVNTSAESPQQQTETQISSDQVVVSMTLQDDCWLRVVADGSVVFEGTLPKGEKRTWEAKEQITVMAGNAGGVVVAINNEEAKPLGNPGSVETVTYRPPTEAPS; encoded by the coding sequence ATGCTAACCCCAAATAATCGCCTGACCTCCGACCAAGGGGAAAAGCTCAGAGAACTGGGTCTTTATCTCCATGAGGTGCGCGGACAGCGATCGCTTTCCCTGGATGCACTATCCACCAAAACCCGCATCCCCACGCGCCTGCTCGAAGCGATCGAAACCGCCAACAGCGATGCACTGCCTGAACCCATCTACATTCGGGCCCTGATTCAGCGGGTTGGCGATGCCCTCCAGGTCAATGGAGCCGAACTCGCCGCTGCTTTTCCAGTGGAAACCACACTCCAATCGATCAAACCCACCTGGAAGCCGGTGTCGTCCTCACAGTTGCGCCCCTTTCACATGTACATGGTGTACATCATTGTCTTGATTGGCGCTGTGAGTGGTTTGTCTCTTTTGATTCGTCCCCCGGCTGCCAATGTGGCCCAAGACGCTGAACCCCCGACGGAAACGACCGCGAACGACACATCCCCCACCCAACCTGTGGCGGATGTCCAAGATACTGCTGTGAATACATCGGCAGAATCACCTCAGCAGCAGACAGAAACCCAGATTTCCAGCGATCAAGTGGTGGTCTCGATGACCCTTCAGGATGATTGTTGGTTGCGGGTGGTGGCCGATGGCAGTGTGGTCTTTGAAGGCACATTGCCGAAAGGAGAAAAACGCACCTGGGAAGCGAAAGAGCAAATCACGGTGATGGCGGGGAATGCTGGCGGCGTGGTGGTTGCGATTAATAACGAAGAAGCGAAGCCGTTGGGGAATCCGGGATCGGTGGAAACCGTTACCTATCGCCCCCCCACGGAAGCCCCCTCTTAA
- the dnaG gene encoding DNA primase, producing the protein MDIPRLHPDTIQDVEDRADILDVVGEHVVLKKQGKDYLGLCPFHDEKTPSFSVSPTKQLYYCFGCGAGGGAIKFLMEVGQQSFVDVVLRLAERYQVPIKTLAPEKRQELQRQLSLREQLYEILAVAASFYQHALRQPEGEIALTYLTEKRRLSDQTIQTFGLGYAPGGWEALYRYLVEGKRYPVLLVEQAGLVRPRKQGEGYYDYFRDRLMIPIADHQGRIIGFGSRTLGNDEPKYLNSPETEVFSKGQTLYGLDRAKKAIAQQDQAVLVEGYFDVIALHAAGIEHAVAALGTALGEAQLKHLSRYTDSKQIVLNFDADAAGRKATERAIREVETLVYTGQIQLRILNLPGGKDADEFLLSRPDAVEQYRHQLQTAPLWLDWQLEQLAVGKDLKQPDQFEQVLQGMLSILKKIKLRKSRSKYVTLCVEILSLGDKSLYTWYTQDLRARIETDRKKHRVQTYATQKPSNLDQSNDTTSRLYNVSQRNLLERAEELLLFLYLHCPGQRQTIITDLDQRDLMFSLSHHRQLWQQILSLDPDQRHPRLLQALQAQALQAEQSLDNVQHLFHLSEHRRRDIERAGLLVKAAIASLERVSYEKNRTYCLNRWQTLDPQADPQTHAYYLNEFYRNDQKIRELDQQRCASLLDVIELAPD; encoded by the coding sequence ATGGATATTCCCCGCCTTCATCCCGATACGATTCAAGATGTGGAAGATCGCGCCGATATTCTGGACGTGGTGGGGGAGCATGTGGTGCTCAAGAAGCAGGGGAAGGACTATCTGGGTCTTTGTCCGTTTCATGATGAAAAAACACCGAGCTTTAGCGTCTCGCCCACGAAGCAACTGTACTACTGCTTTGGTTGTGGGGCGGGGGGCGGCGCGATTAAGTTTTTGATGGAGGTGGGGCAGCAGTCCTTTGTGGATGTGGTGCTGCGCTTGGCGGAACGGTATCAAGTGCCGATTAAGACCCTTGCACCGGAGAAGCGTCAGGAACTTCAGCGACAGCTATCCCTACGGGAACAGCTTTACGAGATTTTGGCAGTAGCCGCTAGTTTTTATCAGCATGCCCTCCGCCAGCCAGAGGGTGAAATCGCCCTCACCTACCTAACGGAAAAACGCCGCCTCAGTGATCAGACGATCCAAACCTTTGGCTTGGGCTATGCGCCGGGGGGCTGGGAGGCACTGTATCGGTATTTGGTGGAGGGGAAGCGTTACCCGGTGCTGTTGGTGGAACAGGCGGGGCTGGTGCGACCCCGCAAACAGGGGGAGGGGTATTATGATTATTTTCGCGATCGCCTCATGATCCCCATTGCTGACCACCAAGGCCGGATCATCGGGTTCGGCAGTCGCACCCTGGGCAACGATGAACCCAAATACCTCAACTCCCCAGAAACGGAGGTGTTTAGTAAGGGCCAAACCCTCTACGGGCTGGATCGGGCGAAGAAAGCGATCGCGCAACAGGATCAAGCCGTCCTCGTCGAAGGCTATTTTGACGTGATCGCCCTCCATGCCGCTGGGATTGAGCACGCCGTGGCCGCCTTGGGAACCGCCCTCGGAGAAGCACAACTCAAACACCTCTCCCGCTACACTGACTCTAAGCAAATCGTCCTCAATTTCGATGCCGACGCAGCAGGTCGCAAAGCCACCGAGCGAGCGATCCGCGAAGTTGAAACCCTCGTTTATACGGGTCAAATTCAACTGCGGATTCTCAATTTACCGGGGGGCAAAGATGCCGACGAGTTTTTACTCTCTCGACCCGATGCGGTGGAGCAATATCGCCACCAACTGCAAACCGCTCCCCTGTGGTTGGATTGGCAATTAGAGCAACTTGCAGTTGGCAAGGATCTAAAGCAGCCTGATCAGTTTGAACAAGTTCTTCAGGGAATGCTGAGCATTCTAAAAAAAATCAAACTTCGCAAGAGCCGATCAAAATATGTGACGCTTTGTGTGGAAATTTTGAGTCTAGGAGATAAAAGTCTGTACACATGGTACACACAAGATCTTCGTGCAAGAATTGAAACAGATAGAAAAAAACATAGGGTTCAAACTTATGCAACACAAAAACCCTCTAATTTAGACCAGTCCAACGATACGACATCACGGTTGTACAACGTTTCTCAACGCAACCTCCTCGAACGGGCCGAAGAACTGCTCCTCTTTCTCTATCTCCATTGTCCCGGCCAACGCCAAACAATCATCACCGACCTCGATCAGCGCGACCTGATGTTTAGCCTCTCCCATCACCGCCAACTGTGGCAACAGATCCTCAGCCTCGACCCCGACCAACGCCACCCCCGCCTACTCCAAGCCCTCCAAGCCCAAGCCCTCCAGGCCGAGCAATCCCTCGACAATGTGCAACACCTCTTCCACCTCAGCGAACATCGCCGCCGCGACATCGAACGGGCGGGACTTTTGGTGAAAGCTGCGATCGCCTCCCTCGAACGGGTCAGCTACGAAAAAAACCGCACCTATTGCCTCAATCGCTGGCAAACCCTCGACCCCCAAGCCGATCCCCAAACCCACGCCTACTATCTCAACGAGTTCTACCGCAACGACCAAAAAATCCGCGAACTCGATCAACAACGCTGCGCCTCCCTCCTCGACGTGATCGAGCTTGCCCCGGACTAA
- the tftA gene encoding hormogonium tapered terminus morphoprotein TftA: MGRIFVSAGHGGLENGGWDPGALAGGTTEAQQMILLRDVIVPELRSRGFEVLSVPDTLSLDQSISWINSRARQGDVAIELHADSYSNPIARGATAYYIAGNAERKKHGDMILLALIRRLPQLPSRGSKPDTATGVGRLGICRQVAIPSLLLEVGFLSNPDDRALLLNRRRDMALGIVDGLEAWSREINGKAPSLEQSHPVVNIRINGQNYGEQGILINSNGFIPVDLVDRLGVNLTQRPEIRLVQYRGVVYVKAIELREFNINVGWENSTRTVVLRSISQICPGMFDRIVGYGNTSEVQLIMFLKANNENALAEFPDLPKLYREEATVEGISYDIAFCQMCLATNFLRFGGDIKPSQNNFADLGAVGGGAQGATFPSAQIGVRAHIQHLKAYANLEPLVQEAVDPRFRFVTRGIAPLVDQLSGRWSSDPQYGQKILAILRRLYESADLL; the protein is encoded by the coding sequence ATGGGTAGGATTTTTGTTTCAGCAGGACATGGTGGCTTGGAAAATGGAGGCTGGGACCCAGGCGCGTTGGCCGGGGGAACCACCGAAGCTCAACAGATGATCTTACTGCGAGATGTGATTGTGCCGGAGTTGCGATCGCGTGGCTTTGAAGTCCTCTCCGTTCCTGACACCCTCAGTCTCGACCAAAGCATCAGTTGGATCAACTCCCGCGCCCGGCAAGGGGATGTGGCCATCGAACTTCACGCCGATTCCTACTCGAACCCCATCGCTCGCGGTGCAACGGCCTACTACATCGCTGGCAACGCCGAACGGAAAAAGCACGGCGACATGATCCTCCTCGCCCTAATTCGGCGTTTGCCGCAATTACCCAGTCGCGGCTCCAAACCAGACACCGCCACGGGGGTCGGCCGGTTAGGCATTTGTCGCCAAGTCGCCATTCCCTCCCTCCTGCTCGAAGTGGGCTTCCTCAGCAATCCAGACGATCGCGCCCTTCTCCTCAACCGTCGCCGCGACATGGCCCTCGGCATCGTCGATGGTCTCGAAGCCTGGAGCCGCGAAATCAACGGCAAAGCCCCCAGCCTCGAACAAAGTCACCCCGTCGTCAATATCCGCATCAACGGGCAAAACTACGGCGAGCAGGGCATTTTAATTAACAGCAATGGCTTCATTCCCGTTGACCTCGTGGATCGCCTCGGAGTTAACCTCACCCAACGCCCCGAAATTCGCCTCGTCCAATATCGCGGCGTGGTCTATGTGAAAGCAATCGAACTACGGGAATTCAACATCAACGTCGGTTGGGAAAATAGCACCCGCACCGTCGTGCTACGCTCCATCTCGCAAATTTGTCCTGGGATGTTTGACCGCATCGTCGGCTACGGTAATACCTCTGAGGTACAGCTAATCATGTTCCTCAAAGCCAACAACGAAAACGCCCTCGCTGAATTTCCCGACCTGCCCAAACTCTACCGCGAAGAAGCCACCGTTGAAGGGATCAGCTACGATATTGCCTTCTGTCAAATGTGCCTTGCAACCAATTTCCTCCGGTTCGGCGGTGATATTAAACCCTCCCAAAATAACTTTGCCGATCTTGGTGCGGTGGGGGGCGGTGCGCAAGGAGCGACCTTCCCTAGTGCCCAAATCGGGGTTCGCGCCCATATTCAACACCTCAAAGCCTACGCCAACCTCGAACCCCTCGTTCAAGAAGCCGTCGATCCCCGGTTCCGGTTTGTGACGCGGGGGATTGCGCCCCTGGTGGATCAACTGTCGGGGCGATGGTCGTCTGATCCCCAATATGGTCAAAAGATTCTCGCGATTCTCCGCCGTCTCTACGAATCTGCTGATCTGTTGTAA
- a CDS encoding methylenetetrahydrofolate reductase has protein sequence MSRLRRAIEQNEFLITAEVMPPKGGDPSHMLKMAQCLQGRVHSVNVTDGSRAVLRMSSLAASLILKQAGIEPIYQVACRDRNVIGLQADLMGAHALGLTNVLALTGDPVKAGDHPRARSVFDLESVRLLKLIHKLNDGFDYNDKKLTDGHLDLFPGAAVDPQIHSWKSLQRRFEHKVEAGAQFFQSQLISDFHCLDRFMTEIAAPLNRPVLAGIFLLKSAKNANFINRCVPGVQIAQSTIDRLAAAADPLQEGVKIAAEQVKLAQGLCHGVHLMAVRREDLIPQILDQAAIAPIQDPIPACV, from the coding sequence ATGTCCCGTTTACGTCGCGCCATTGAACAGAATGAATTTTTAATTACCGCTGAAGTGATGCCCCCCAAGGGAGGCGATCCGAGTCACATGCTCAAGATGGCGCAGTGTTTACAGGGGCGTGTCCATAGCGTCAATGTCACCGATGGCAGTCGGGCGGTGTTGCGGATGTCGTCCTTGGCTGCGTCGTTAATTTTGAAACAGGCAGGGATTGAACCGATCTATCAGGTGGCCTGTCGCGATCGCAACGTCATCGGCCTGCAAGCAGATCTGATGGGTGCTCATGCCCTGGGATTAACCAATGTTCTCGCCCTCACGGGTGATCCCGTCAAAGCGGGAGATCATCCCCGCGCCCGCAGTGTCTTCGATCTAGAATCCGTGCGCCTCTTGAAACTGATCCACAAACTTAACGACGGCTTTGACTACAACGATAAAAAACTCACCGATGGTCATTTGGATCTGTTTCCCGGCGCAGCGGTTGACCCCCAAATCCACAGTTGGAAAAGTCTGCAACGGCGGTTTGAGCATAAAGTCGAAGCTGGGGCGCAGTTTTTCCAGAGTCAGTTAATTAGTGATTTTCACTGTTTAGATCGCTTCATGACGGAAATCGCCGCTCCGTTGAATCGTCCGGTCTTGGCGGGAATTTTCCTGTTGAAATCCGCTAAAAATGCAAATTTCATCAATCGCTGTGTGCCCGGTGTTCAGATTGCTCAGTCCACTATTGACCGCCTCGCCGCCGCCGCTGACCCACTCCAGGAAGGGGTTAAAATTGCCGCCGAACAGGTGAAACTGGCCCAAGGTCTTTGCCATGGGGTACATCTCATGGCGGTGCGTCGCGAGGATCTGATTCCACAAATTTTAGATCAGGCTGCGATCGCACCCATCCAAGATCCAATCCCCGCCTGCGTTTAA
- the trpS gene encoding tryptophan--tRNA ligase has protein sequence MAKQRVLSGVQPTGNLHLGNYLGAIRNWVNAQDQYDNYFCVVDLHAITVPHDPKVLADNSYAIAALYLACGIDLTHSTIFIQSHIAAHSELAWLLNCITPVNWLERMIQFKEKAVKQGENVSVGLLDYPVLMAADILLYDADLVPVGEDQKQHIELTRDLVIRINDQFGTGENSVLKMPEPLIQKAGARVMSLTDGTKKMSKSDPSDLSRISLLDPPEVITKKIKRCKTDPTKGLEFDNPDRPECNNLLTLYHLLSGQSREAVAADCAEMGWGQFKPLLAETTVEALRPIQEKYSEIMSDRAALDAILRDGREKAAASANHVLAKVKAAMGFSVPL, from the coding sequence ATGGCGAAACAGCGGGTACTCTCTGGGGTGCAACCCACCGGCAATCTACATCTAGGGAATTATTTAGGGGCGATTCGGAACTGGGTCAACGCCCAAGACCAGTACGATAACTATTTTTGTGTGGTGGATCTCCACGCGATTACCGTGCCCCATGATCCCAAAGTGTTGGCGGATAATTCCTATGCGATCGCTGCCCTCTATCTCGCCTGTGGCATTGATCTCACCCATTCCACCATCTTCATTCAATCCCACATCGCCGCCCATAGCGAACTCGCCTGGCTGCTCAACTGCATCACCCCGGTCAACTGGCTCGAACGGATGATCCAGTTCAAAGAAAAAGCCGTGAAACAAGGGGAAAACGTCAGCGTGGGCCTGCTGGATTATCCGGTGTTAATGGCCGCCGATATTCTCCTGTACGATGCCGATCTTGTGCCCGTGGGGGAAGACCAAAAGCAACATATTGAACTGACCCGCGATCTGGTGATTCGGATTAACGATCAATTTGGCACGGGCGAAAATTCGGTGTTAAAAATGCCAGAGCCGCTGATTCAGAAAGCCGGGGCGCGGGTGATGAGCCTCACCGATGGCACGAAGAAAATGTCTAAATCCGACCCCTCGGACCTGAGCCGGATTAGTCTCCTTGACCCGCCGGAGGTGATCACAAAAAAAATCAAACGCTGCAAAACTGACCCCACCAAGGGCCTCGAATTCGACAACCCCGATCGCCCCGAATGTAACAATTTGCTCACCCTTTATCATCTCCTTTCTGGTCAATCCCGCGAGGCCGTGGCGGCGGACTGTGCCGAAATGGGTTGGGGACAATTTAAACCCTTGTTGGCAGAAACGACGGTGGAGGCCCTGCGGCCAATCCAGGAAAAATACAGCGAGATTATGAGCGATCGCGCCGCCCTCGATGCCATTCTCCGCGATGGACGGGAAAAAGCCGCAGCGAGCGCGAATCACGTCCTGGCCAAGGTTAAAGCCGCGATGGGTTTCTCTGTGCCCCTTTAA
- the purB gene encoding adenylosuccinate lyase, which produces MIERYTLPEMGQLWTDAYKFKTWLQVEIAVCEAQAELGYIPADAVEEIKAKANFDPDRILEIEAEVRHDVIAFLTNVNEYVGDPGRYIHLGMTSSDVLDTGLALQMVASLGLILEKVEELTQAIRYQAQQHRYTVMVGRSHGIHAEPITFGFKLAGWLAEVLRGRDRLVHLREEIAVGKISGAVGTYANLDPRVEAIACQNLGLIPDTASTQVISRDRHAQFLQQLALLAASLERFAVEIRNLQRTDVLEVEEFFSKGQKGSSAMPHKRNPIRSERLTGMARIIRGNAMAGLENVALWHERDISHSSVERVVMPDSCILTHFMLNESTKLIQNLLVYPENMKRNMNVYGGVIFSQRVLLALVEKGMNREEAYRVVQGCAHTEWNVEGGDFRKQVDASEVINQHLSPDEIAACFDPQHHLRYLDEVYQRLAI; this is translated from the coding sequence GTGATTGAACGCTACACCCTGCCAGAGATGGGGCAACTATGGACAGATGCCTACAAGTTCAAAACATGGCTGCAAGTAGAAATCGCAGTCTGTGAAGCCCAGGCCGAACTGGGTTACATTCCCGCCGATGCAGTGGAAGAAATTAAGGCCAAGGCGAATTTTGACCCCGATCGCATCCTCGAAATTGAAGCGGAAGTGCGCCATGATGTGATCGCCTTTTTGACGAATGTCAATGAATACGTGGGTGATCCCGGTCGCTACATTCACCTAGGGATGACCAGTTCCGATGTGTTGGATACGGGGCTGGCGTTGCAGATGGTGGCGAGTTTGGGCCTAATTCTCGAAAAAGTGGAAGAACTGACCCAAGCGATTCGCTACCAAGCTCAACAGCATCGCTATACCGTAATGGTGGGGCGTTCCCACGGTATCCATGCCGAGCCGATTACCTTTGGGTTTAAGCTGGCGGGCTGGTTGGCGGAAGTGTTGCGGGGGCGCGATCGCCTCGTCCATTTGCGCGAAGAAATTGCCGTCGGGAAAATTTCCGGCGCGGTGGGAACCTATGCGAACCTTGATCCCCGCGTGGAAGCGATCGCCTGCCAAAACCTCGGACTCATCCCCGACACCGCCTCAACCCAGGTAATTTCGCGCGATCGCCACGCCCAATTCCTCCAACAACTCGCCCTCCTCGCCGCCTCCCTCGAACGCTTCGCCGTCGAAATCCGCAACCTCCAACGCACCGACGTTTTAGAAGTGGAAGAATTCTTCTCCAAAGGGCAAAAAGGCTCCTCCGCCATGCCCCACAAACGCAACCCGATCCGCTCCGAACGTCTCACCGGTATGGCCCGGATCATTCGCGGTAACGCCATGGCCGGCCTGGAAAACGTCGCCCTCTGGCACGAGCGGGATATCTCTCACAGTTCCGTGGAGCGCGTCGTCATGCCCGATAGCTGCATCCTCACCCACTTCATGCTCAACGAAAGCACCAAGCTGATTCAAAACCTCTTGGTCTACCCCGAAAACATGAAGCGCAACATGAACGTGTACGGCGGCGTAATCTTCAGTCAGCGCGTCCTCCTCGCCCTTGTGGAAAAGGGCATGAACCGCGAAGAGGCCTATCGCGTCGTCCAAGGTTGCGCCCACACCGAATGGAACGTGGAAGGGGGCGATTTCCGCAAACAAGTAGACGCAAGCGAGGTGATCAATCAACACCTCTCCCCCGACGAAATCGCCGCCTGTTTCGACCCCCAACACCACCTTCGCTACCTCGATGAGGTCTACCAACGCCTCGCGATTTAG
- a CDS encoding DUF3368 domain-containing protein, with the protein MIAIADTSPLRYLIMIGEIHLLPQLFGRVVIADAIVAELMAEGAPSLVRDWIQQAPDWLDIVPTPHNIPDVLQHLHSGEQAVIALALEYQANVLIVDEKAARQTAQRLGIPVAGVVGILNVAAKRRLIEPSQVVQKLRQTNFRVSNQLLDQLLDG; encoded by the coding sequence ATGATTGCGATCGCTGACACGTCACCGCTGCGCTACTTAATCATGATTGGCGAGATTCACCTCTTGCCGCAGCTTTTTGGGCGTGTTGTGATTGCTGATGCGATCGTCGCTGAGTTAATGGCAGAAGGTGCGCCCAGTCTAGTTCGAGACTGGATTCAGCAAGCCCCCGATTGGCTAGACATTGTGCCAACCCCCCACAACATTCCCGATGTATTGCAGCACCTTCATTCTGGAGAACAAGCCGTGATCGCTCTGGCGCTGGAGTATCAAGCTAACGTATTGATCGTGGATGAAAAAGCCGCCCGTCAAACGGCTCAACGGCTGGGTATTCCCGTCGCTGGTGTGGTGGGAATCCTGAACGTTGCAGCAAAGCGGCGACTCATTGAGCCGTCCCAGGTGGTTCAGAAACTCCGGCAGACTAACTTTCGGGTTTCAAACCAACTCCTGGATCAACTCCTCGACGGGTAG
- a CDS encoding UPF0175 family protein, whose product MQLAIELPEEIAQQLAQHWDNLPRRILEAIALEAYRSNTLTTAQVQALLQLPSRWAVEDFLQQHHALIDYTTDDLEADVATLEACLPE is encoded by the coding sequence ATGCAACTTGCCATTGAACTGCCTGAAGAGATCGCCCAACAGCTTGCCCAACACTGGGACAATCTCCCCCGTCGCATTCTCGAAGCGATCGCCCTCGAAGCCTACCGCAGCAACACGTTGACCACGGCACAGGTTCAAGCCTTGCTCCAATTGCCGTCTCGTTGGGCCGTTGAGGACTTTTTGCAACAACACCATGCCCTGATCGATTACACCACTGATGATCTAGAGGCGGATGTGGCAACCCTTGAAGCTTGCTTGCCGGAATGA
- a CDS encoding PCP reductase family protein has protein sequence MEWTEAAEAKLKEIPFFVRPAARKKIEKFAAEAGESLITPEIYAQAKAKFN, from the coding sequence ATGGAATGGACTGAAGCCGCTGAAGCCAAACTGAAAGAGATTCCCTTTTTTGTGCGTCCAGCCGCCCGGAAGAAGATCGAGAAATTTGCTGCTGAGGCGGGCGAAAGCCTGATCACACCGGAAATTTACGCCCAAGCAAAAGCGAAATTTAACTAG
- a CDS encoding type II toxin-antitoxin system RelE/ParE family toxin, whose translation MEAKRLPARFYRTDQGNEPVRKWLKQLTPAEKLVIGTDLKTVEYGWPIGMPTCRPMGKGLYEVRSDLPDGKIARVFFCVHQNQMILLHGFIKKSQKTPKQDLDLAIERKKVLEAQ comes from the coding sequence ATGGAGGCTAAACGACTACCTGCAAGATTTTACCGAACGGATCAGGGCAATGAGCCTGTTCGTAAATGGCTCAAGCAACTGACTCCCGCAGAGAAACTTGTGATTGGGACTGATCTCAAGACAGTGGAATATGGTTGGCCCATTGGCATGCCGACTTGTCGCCCGATGGGTAAAGGTTTGTATGAAGTTCGCTCAGATCTACCGGATGGAAAAATTGCGCGAGTTTTCTTTTGTGTACATCAGAATCAGATGATTTTACTGCATGGATTTATTAAAAAAAGTCAGAAGACTCCTAAACAGGATCTAGATTTAGCCATTGAGCGCAAAAAGGTTTTGGAGGCACAATGA
- a CDS encoding XRE family transcriptional regulator, translating into MNKATHIGSTLDDFLVEEGLLDTANALAIKRVLVWAIAQEMATKGLSKTVMAQAMNASLIDLEQLLNPDNTEITLQMMDRAAIALGKRLKIELVEAD; encoded by the coding sequence ATGAACAAAGCAACCCATATTGGGTCTACGTTAGATGATTTCTTGGTTGAGGAAGGGCTGCTCGACACCGCTAACGCTCTGGCTATCAAACGTGTTTTGGTGTGGGCGATCGCCCAGGAAATGGCAACAAAGGGTCTGAGCAAAACAGTGATGGCGCAAGCGATGAACGCCAGTCTCATTGACTTAGAACAGCTATTGAATCCCGATAATACAGAGATTACTCTCCAAATGATGGATCGAGCTGCGATCGCTCTGGGAAAGCGTTTAAAAATCGAACTGGTGGAAGCAGACTAA